The Geoalkalibacter subterraneus genome contains the following window.
CGCCCCGCACGAACCACGCGGCCACCCAGCGCCTGTCCAATACACTGGTGACCAAGGCAGACACCAAGCGTAGGAATGCGTCCGAGAAATCTGCGGATCGCTGAAACGGAGATGCCCGCCTGGTCCGGCGTACAGGGGCCCGGGGAAACGACGAGCCGCCGTGGTGCTTTACGCTCGATCTCCTCCAGAGAGATCTTGTCATTGCGGTAAATCTCGACCTCTTCCCCCAGTTCACGGAAATACTGCACCAGGTTATAGGTGAAGGAATCGTAGTTATCAATCATCAGCAGCATGTCAGTCGAGTCCTTGCCGGGCAATCTCA
Protein-coding sequences here:
- a CDS encoding anthranilate synthase component II, which translates into the protein MLLMIDNYDSFTYNLVQYFRELGEEVEIYRNDKISLEEIERKAPRRLVVSPGPCTPDQAGISVSAIRRFLGRIPTLGVCLGHQCIGQALGGRVVRAGRLMHGKTSDVFHDGKGLFAGIDNPFAATRYHSLIVERDTLPACLEISAWTEENEIMAVTHREQPLWGIQYHPESILTLTGKRQLENFLEMT